From a region of the Apis cerana isolate GH-2021 linkage group LG13, AcerK_1.0, whole genome shotgun sequence genome:
- the LOC107997471 gene encoding membrane metallo-endopeptidase-like 1 isoform X2 encodes MVLEIWLFSLIIFIDAGAIDIRNDLLSCSTRECKDFGRKIITNMNASVDPCVDFYEYACGNWPRTHTLPADENSWQMRAASDEENKRKVEEMLKLELRGDEIPSVKVAKQWYKTCMNTEDANKRGMEPLVSMLDKIGGWPMIMERNEWNGQKWQNIDDYYAHLRGSNLLHDIRVTVYGRDSKEKSVMLDVPDMPLYSWMLREYFDAENETINKQDFRKAEKYWDWISKIVSRISQAAGFNITKSQLEEDIEDIFSFEWKLLKISSLVDDYVNMTVGDFQIWYDHLNPRTGNSMVNWTDKIINIFKESGIDISNDTSIKITSPGYFKKLVPLLDETSTRTIVNFLHWSFVSSIITRTTDEMRELNAKMVESDPDEQESRSDLCIKEGKITEVIAYEFVRRYFSNDMIDMTMNALNDIEEEMKVDIKESNWASEEIKGFALRKIKSIKKNIGYPDWYNNASIMENYFGNLTMGSTYFENALRFQKFYKLKELRFLKYKDLAKSWIIDPLTINAFYLSESNSITVPLANLQKPFFSKNQPNTINYALTGFLLAHELYHSFDELKRFFNEHGKKINWPKTMTNKYYKSAQCFIDQYNNYTLNGTSSGIKINNYGNQTFDENMPDTMGLRTAYKAYKRRETINGKSEAALPGLEMFNNDQIFFLSSANLWCENRDSETAITEAKLDVHSIARLRSIGALSNNQNFADAFSCPIGSPMNREKKCNIWKI; translated from the exons ATGGTGCTGGAGATTTGGTT attttctttaataattttcatcgatgCCGGAGCGATCGATATTAGAAACGACTTATTAAGCTGTTCAACGAGGGAATGCAAAGACTTTG GTAGGAAGATAATAACGAACATGAACGCCTCCGTGGATCCGTGCGTGGACTTTTATGAATATGCATGCGGCAATTGGCCGAGAACGCATACACTTCCGGCTGATGAGAATTCCTGGCAAATGCGAGCCGCCTCTGATGAAGAGAACAAACGAAAAGTCGAGG AGATGTTGAAGTTGGAATTACGAGGCGATGAAATTCCTTCCGTAAAAGTAGCGAAGCAGTGGTATAAAACATGCATGAATACAG AGGATGCAAACAAACGAGGCATGGAGCCATTAGTGTCGATGTTGGATAAAATTGGTGGATGGCCGATGATAATGGAACGAAACGAGTGGAACGGACAGAAATGGCAGAATATAGACGATTATTACGCTCATTTAAGAGGATCGAATTTATTACACGATATCCGGGTCACGGTATATGGTAGAGATTCTAAAGAGAAGAGTGTAATG TTGGACGTTCCTGATATGCCGTTGTACTCGTGGATGCTGCGAGAATATTTCGACGCCGAGAATGAGACGATTAACAAACAAGATTTCAGAAAGGCGGAAAAATATTGGGATTGGATTTCAAAAATAGTTTCGAGAATATCCCAGGCTGCAGGTTTTAATATAACGAAATCTCAGCTGGAAGAAGACATTGAGGATATATTTAGTTTCGAATGGAAGCTATTAaag ATAAGTAGTTTAGTAGACGATTATGTAAATATGACTGTGggagattttcaaatatggTACGATCATTTAAACCCACGCACAGGAAATTCTATG GTGAATTGGacggataaaataattaatatttttaaagaatcgggtatcgatatttcaaacgatacatcgataaaaataacttctcccggttatttcaaaaaattagtcCCTCTGCTCGACGAGACTTCGACAAGAACTATAG TAAATTTCCTTCATTGGAGCTTCGTCTCGTCGATTATCACGAGGACTACCGACGAAATGAGAGAATTGAACGCCAAAATGGTCGAAAGCGATCCAGACGAGCAGGAATCTAG gTCGGATTTGTGCATTAAGGAAGGAAAGATTACGGAAGTGATTGCTTACGAATTTGTgagaagatatttttctaacgATATGATAGATAtg acGATGAATGCGTTGAATGATATAGAAGAGGAAATGAAAGTGGATATAAAAGAATCGAATTGGGCGAGCGAGGAGATAAAAGGTTTCgctttgagaaaaattaaatccataaagaagaatattggTTATCCGGATTGGTACAACAACGCGTCCatcatggaaaattattttggcAAT CTTACTATGGGATCGACGTATTTCGAAAATGCTTTgagatttcagaaattttataaattaaaggaattacgatttttgaaatataaagatttagcAAAAtc GTGGATTATTGATCCTTTGACGATCAATGCTTTTTACTTAAGCGAATCGAATTCGATCA cgGTACCTCTGGCCAATCTACAGAAACCATTTTTCAGCAAGAATCAGCCGAA TACGATCAATTATGCATTGACTGGATTTTTACTGGCTCATGAATTATATCATTCCTTTGATGAATTAA aacgtttttttaatgaacatggaaaaaagataaattggcCAAAAACAATgacaaacaaatattataaaagcgCTCAATGTTTTATCGAccagtataataattatactttgaATGGCACATCTTCTGGCATAAAAAttaac AATTATGGCAATCAAacttttgatgaaaatatgcCAGACACTATGGGATTGAGAACTGCATACAAAGCATATAAAAGAAGGGAAACGATAAATGGGAAATCAGAAGCAGCATTGCCTGGATTAGAAATGTTCAACAAcgatcaaattttcttcttatcgtCTGCCAAT tTATGGTGTGAAAATAGAGATTCCGAAACAGCAATAACGGAAGCTAAATTAGATGTGCACAGTATCGCACGATTAAGATCCATTGGCGCCCTTTCaaacaatcaaaattttgCGGATGCATTTTCGTGCCCCATTGGCAGTCCTAtgaatcgtgaaaaaaagtgcaacatttggaaaatataa
- the LOC107997471 gene encoding membrane metallo-endopeptidase-like 1 isoform X1, translated as MVLEIWLFSLIIFIDAGAIDIRNDLLSCSTRECKDFGRKIITNMNASVDPCVDFYEYACGNWPRTHTLPADENSWQMRAASDEENKRKVEEMLKLELRGDEIPSVKVAKQWYKTCMNTEDANKRGMEPLVSMLDKIGGWPMIMERNEWNGQKWQNIDDYYAHLRGSNLLHDIRVTVYGRDSKEKSVMFKIQLDVPDMPLYSWMLREYFDAENETINKQDFRKAEKYWDWISKIVSRISQAAGFNITKSQLEEDIEDIFSFEWKLLKISSLVDDYVNMTVGDFQIWYDHLNPRTGNSMVNWTDKIINIFKESGIDISNDTSIKITSPGYFKKLVPLLDETSTRTIVNFLHWSFVSSIITRTTDEMRELNAKMVESDPDEQESRSDLCIKEGKITEVIAYEFVRRYFSNDMIDMTMNALNDIEEEMKVDIKESNWASEEIKGFALRKIKSIKKNIGYPDWYNNASIMENYFGNLTMGSTYFENALRFQKFYKLKELRFLKYKDLAKSWIIDPLTINAFYLSESNSITVPLANLQKPFFSKNQPNTINYALTGFLLAHELYHSFDELKRFFNEHGKKINWPKTMTNKYYKSAQCFIDQYNNYTLNGTSSGIKINNYGNQTFDENMPDTMGLRTAYKAYKRRETINGKSEAALPGLEMFNNDQIFFLSSANLWCENRDSETAITEAKLDVHSIARLRSIGALSNNQNFADAFSCPIGSPMNREKKCNIWKI; from the exons ATGGTGCTGGAGATTTGGTT attttctttaataattttcatcgatgCCGGAGCGATCGATATTAGAAACGACTTATTAAGCTGTTCAACGAGGGAATGCAAAGACTTTG GTAGGAAGATAATAACGAACATGAACGCCTCCGTGGATCCGTGCGTGGACTTTTATGAATATGCATGCGGCAATTGGCCGAGAACGCATACACTTCCGGCTGATGAGAATTCCTGGCAAATGCGAGCCGCCTCTGATGAAGAGAACAAACGAAAAGTCGAGG AGATGTTGAAGTTGGAATTACGAGGCGATGAAATTCCTTCCGTAAAAGTAGCGAAGCAGTGGTATAAAACATGCATGAATACAG AGGATGCAAACAAACGAGGCATGGAGCCATTAGTGTCGATGTTGGATAAAATTGGTGGATGGCCGATGATAATGGAACGAAACGAGTGGAACGGACAGAAATGGCAGAATATAGACGATTATTACGCTCATTTAAGAGGATCGAATTTATTACACGATATCCGGGTCACGGTATATGGTAGAGATTCTAAAGAGAAGAGTGTAATG ttCAAAATTCAGTTGGACGTTCCTGATATGCCGTTGTACTCGTGGATGCTGCGAGAATATTTCGACGCCGAGAATGAGACGATTAACAAACAAGATTTCAGAAAGGCGGAAAAATATTGGGATTGGATTTCAAAAATAGTTTCGAGAATATCCCAGGCTGCAGGTTTTAATATAACGAAATCTCAGCTGGAAGAAGACATTGAGGATATATTTAGTTTCGAATGGAAGCTATTAaag ATAAGTAGTTTAGTAGACGATTATGTAAATATGACTGTGggagattttcaaatatggTACGATCATTTAAACCCACGCACAGGAAATTCTATG GTGAATTGGacggataaaataattaatatttttaaagaatcgggtatcgatatttcaaacgatacatcgataaaaataacttctcccggttatttcaaaaaattagtcCCTCTGCTCGACGAGACTTCGACAAGAACTATAG TAAATTTCCTTCATTGGAGCTTCGTCTCGTCGATTATCACGAGGACTACCGACGAAATGAGAGAATTGAACGCCAAAATGGTCGAAAGCGATCCAGACGAGCAGGAATCTAG gTCGGATTTGTGCATTAAGGAAGGAAAGATTACGGAAGTGATTGCTTACGAATTTGTgagaagatatttttctaacgATATGATAGATAtg acGATGAATGCGTTGAATGATATAGAAGAGGAAATGAAAGTGGATATAAAAGAATCGAATTGGGCGAGCGAGGAGATAAAAGGTTTCgctttgagaaaaattaaatccataaagaagaatattggTTATCCGGATTGGTACAACAACGCGTCCatcatggaaaattattttggcAAT CTTACTATGGGATCGACGTATTTCGAAAATGCTTTgagatttcagaaattttataaattaaaggaattacgatttttgaaatataaagatttagcAAAAtc GTGGATTATTGATCCTTTGACGATCAATGCTTTTTACTTAAGCGAATCGAATTCGATCA cgGTACCTCTGGCCAATCTACAGAAACCATTTTTCAGCAAGAATCAGCCGAA TACGATCAATTATGCATTGACTGGATTTTTACTGGCTCATGAATTATATCATTCCTTTGATGAATTAA aacgtttttttaatgaacatggaaaaaagataaattggcCAAAAACAATgacaaacaaatattataaaagcgCTCAATGTTTTATCGAccagtataataattatactttgaATGGCACATCTTCTGGCATAAAAAttaac AATTATGGCAATCAAacttttgatgaaaatatgcCAGACACTATGGGATTGAGAACTGCATACAAAGCATATAAAAGAAGGGAAACGATAAATGGGAAATCAGAAGCAGCATTGCCTGGATTAGAAATGTTCAACAAcgatcaaattttcttcttatcgtCTGCCAAT tTATGGTGTGAAAATAGAGATTCCGAAACAGCAATAACGGAAGCTAAATTAGATGTGCACAGTATCGCACGATTAAGATCCATTGGCGCCCTTTCaaacaatcaaaattttgCGGATGCATTTTCGTGCCCCATTGGCAGTCCTAtgaatcgtgaaaaaaagtgcaacatttggaaaatataa